One window from the genome of Pyxidicoccus xibeiensis encodes:
- the aceB gene encoding malate synthase A: MSEAVPSMKSPTFGHGVVVKGAWHPDYAEVLTPEAMEFVAKLARTFGERRLALLERRKAVQESWRKGERPHFLAETRSIREGSWTVAPLPADLQDRRVEITGPVDRKMIINALNSGANVFMADFEDANSPTWDNVVRGQLNLRDAVRKSISFTAEGGKHYALNPKTAVLFVRPRGWHLPERHVEIDGKPISGSLFDFGLFFFHNAREQLARGTGPYFYLPKMQSHLEARLWNDVFHLAQSELDIPRGTIKATVLIETLPAAFEMDEILYELREHSAGLNCGRWDYIFSFIKTLQSDTSVVLPDRGQVTMDKAFLNAYSQLLIQTCHRRNVHAMGGMAAFIPIKGDAAANEAVLDKVRVDKLREVKNGHDGTWVAHPGLVPVARAIFDEHMKGPNQLSNKREDVRIGEAELLKVPSGTRTEEGLRHNLRVGIQYTAAWLGGLGCVPLYNLMEDAATAEISRAQVWQWLHHGASLDDGRKVTAELFRTLLAEEMAHLEKEGAKERYGAAHLERARALFERLSTASTFEDFLTLPAYEALDSTS; the protein is encoded by the coding sequence ATGAGCGAGGCAGTCCCTTCGATGAAGTCCCCGACCTTTGGCCATGGGGTGGTGGTGAAGGGGGCCTGGCACCCCGACTACGCCGAGGTGCTCACGCCGGAAGCCATGGAATTCGTGGCGAAGCTGGCCCGCACCTTCGGGGAGCGCCGGCTGGCGCTGCTGGAGCGCCGCAAGGCGGTGCAGGAGTCCTGGCGCAAGGGTGAGCGGCCCCACTTCCTGGCGGAGACGCGCTCCATCCGGGAGGGCAGCTGGACGGTGGCGCCCCTGCCCGCGGACCTCCAGGACCGCCGCGTGGAAATCACCGGCCCGGTGGACCGGAAGATGATCATCAACGCCCTCAACTCCGGGGCGAACGTCTTCATGGCGGACTTCGAGGACGCCAACAGCCCTACCTGGGACAACGTGGTGCGCGGGCAGCTCAACCTGCGCGACGCCGTCCGGAAGAGCATCTCCTTCACCGCCGAGGGCGGCAAGCACTACGCCCTGAACCCGAAGACGGCCGTCCTCTTCGTGCGTCCCCGCGGCTGGCACCTGCCCGAGCGCCACGTGGAAATCGACGGCAAGCCCATCTCCGGCTCGCTGTTCGACTTCGGCCTCTTCTTCTTCCACAACGCCCGCGAGCAGCTGGCGCGCGGCACCGGCCCGTACTTCTACCTGCCGAAGATGCAGAGCCACCTGGAGGCCCGGCTGTGGAACGACGTGTTCCACCTGGCCCAGTCGGAGCTCGACATCCCCCGGGGCACCATCAAGGCCACCGTCCTCATCGAGACGCTGCCCGCCGCGTTCGAGATGGACGAAATCCTCTACGAGCTGCGCGAGCACTCGGCCGGCCTCAACTGCGGCCGCTGGGACTACATCTTCAGCTTCATCAAGACGCTCCAGTCGGACACCAGCGTCGTGCTGCCCGACCGCGGCCAGGTGACGATGGACAAGGCGTTCCTCAACGCCTACTCGCAGCTGCTCATCCAGACGTGCCACCGCCGCAACGTGCACGCCATGGGCGGCATGGCCGCCTTCATCCCCATCAAGGGTGACGCGGCCGCCAACGAGGCCGTGCTGGACAAGGTCCGCGTGGACAAGCTGCGCGAGGTGAAGAACGGCCACGACGGCACCTGGGTGGCCCACCCGGGCCTCGTCCCCGTGGCCCGCGCCATCTTCGACGAGCACATGAAGGGCCCCAACCAGCTCTCCAACAAGCGCGAGGACGTGCGCATCGGCGAGGCGGAGCTGCTCAAGGTGCCCTCCGGCACCCGCACCGAGGAGGGCCTGCGCCACAACCTGCGCGTGGGCATCCAGTACACCGCCGCCTGGCTGGGCGGCCTGGGCTGCGTGCCGCTCTACAACCTGATGGAGGACGCGGCCACCGCGGAGATCTCCCGCGCGCAGGTGTGGCAGTGGCTGCACCACGGCGCCTCGCTGGACGACGGCCGCAAGGTGACGGCGGAGCTGTTCCGCACGCTGCTGGCCGAGGAGATGGCCCACCTCGAGAAGGAGGGCGCCAAGGAGCGCTACGGCGCCGCCCACCTGGAGCGCGCCCGCGCCCTCTTCGAGCGGCTGTCCACCGCGTCCACCTTCGAGGACTTCCTCACCCTGCCCGCCTACGAAGCACTCGACTCGACGAGCTGA
- the aceA gene encoding isocitrate lyase, whose product MYDATTTTTEASPHAKLHAQRFEGITRTYSQKDVEKLRGSVTISYTLAEMGAKKLWELLHTEEYINALGSLTGNQAVQMVRAGLKAIYLSGWQVAADANSAGQMYPDQSLYPVDSVPAVVKKINNSLRRADQIDHAEGRKDRYWFAPIIADAEAGFGGPLNAFELMKSMIEAGAAGVHFEDQLASEKKCGHMGGKVLVPTSHFIRTLTAARLAADVMGVPTLVVARTDADSAKLLMSDADEYDHAFIDKKAGRTAEGFYRLNGGLDCAIARGLAYAPYADLVWCETSTPDLAQAKKFAESIRAKYPNKLLAYNCSPSFNWKKNLDDATIAKFQRELGAMGYKFQFVTLAGFHALNFAMYELARKYKDRGMAAYSELQQAEFAAEKDGYTATRHQREVGTGYFDQVAEVISGGNASTLALHESTEAHQF is encoded by the coding sequence ATGTACGACGCCACGACGACGACGACCGAAGCCTCCCCTCACGCCAAGCTCCACGCTCAGCGCTTCGAGGGAATCACCCGCACCTACTCCCAGAAGGACGTGGAGAAGCTGCGCGGCTCCGTCACCATCAGCTACACGCTGGCGGAGATGGGCGCGAAGAAGCTCTGGGAGCTGCTCCACACCGAGGAGTACATCAACGCGCTCGGCTCGCTCACCGGCAACCAGGCCGTGCAGATGGTGCGCGCGGGGCTGAAGGCCATCTATCTGTCCGGCTGGCAGGTGGCGGCGGACGCCAACTCGGCCGGGCAGATGTACCCGGACCAGAGCCTCTACCCGGTGGACAGCGTCCCGGCGGTGGTGAAGAAGATCAACAACTCCCTGCGCCGCGCGGACCAGATTGACCACGCGGAGGGCCGCAAGGACCGCTACTGGTTCGCGCCCATCATCGCGGACGCGGAGGCCGGCTTCGGAGGCCCGCTCAACGCCTTCGAGCTGATGAAGAGCATGATTGAGGCGGGCGCCGCCGGCGTGCACTTCGAGGACCAGCTGGCCAGCGAGAAGAAGTGTGGCCACATGGGCGGCAAGGTGCTGGTGCCGACCAGCCACTTCATCCGCACCCTGACGGCGGCGCGCCTGGCGGCGGACGTCATGGGCGTGCCCACGCTGGTGGTGGCCCGCACGGACGCGGACAGCGCCAAGCTGCTGATGAGCGACGCGGACGAGTACGACCACGCCTTCATCGACAAGAAGGCCGGCCGCACCGCCGAGGGCTTCTACCGCCTCAACGGCGGCCTGGACTGCGCCATTGCGCGCGGCCTGGCGTACGCCCCGTACGCGGACCTGGTGTGGTGCGAGACGAGCACCCCGGACCTGGCCCAGGCGAAGAAGTTCGCCGAGAGCATCCGCGCGAAGTACCCGAACAAGCTCTTGGCCTACAACTGCTCGCCGTCCTTCAACTGGAAGAAGAACCTGGACGACGCCACCATCGCCAAGTTCCAGCGCGAGCTGGGCGCCATGGGCTACAAGTTCCAGTTCGTCACCCTGGCCGGCTTCCACGCGCTGAACTTCGCGATGTACGAGCTGGCGCGGAAGTACAAGGACCGCGGCATGGCGGCCTACAGCGAGCTGCAGCAGGCCGAGTTCGCGGCGGAGAAGGACGGCTACACCGCCACGCGCCACCAGCGCGAGGTGGGCACCGGCTACTTCGACCAGGTCGCCGAGGTCATCTCCGGCGGCAACGCCAGCACGCTCGCCCTGCACGAGTCCACCGAGGCCCACCAGTTCTAG
- a CDS encoding glycine--tRNA ligase: MAAQTMEQLVSLCKRRGFIFPRSAIYGGLQGTYDYGPLGVELKNNLKLAWWRANVWEREDMEGIDAAILMNKLAWRYSGHEETFVDPMVDCKGCKMRWRADQIAGKCPSCGSAELTEPRPFNLMFKTQVGPVPDPESFSYLRPETAQGIFLNFKHVLDSTSRKLPFGIAQIGKSFRNEITPRNFIFRVREFEQMEIEFFVKPGEDEAWHQKWVEDRINWWISVGLSRQNLEPYHQKANELAHYAKATVDLLYRFPHGLEELEGIANRTDYDLGSHSKDQGSLGLKARVSPNAHSTEKLTYFDPETKQHVVPFVIEPSAGVDRGVLAVLSEAYAEEQVKPAPADRLKPIEEALGTFLKSVGRNDKLPADMKNAILAEGERIAGALGERLASVTGLLSMPGAESIEVAKKLRGQVDPVVDEFYRTVLHFKPRLAPIKVAVLPLKKNHPGIVSVAKGIRRQLQSSGSMRVVYDDTGAIGKLYRRQDEIGTPFCVTVDFDTLGDGKDASSKDTVTVRHRDSMAQERITISELETYLREKMA, encoded by the coding sequence ATGGCCGCGCAGACGATGGAGCAGCTCGTTTCCCTGTGTAAGCGCCGGGGCTTCATCTTCCCAAGGTCCGCCATCTACGGAGGGCTGCAGGGTACGTACGACTACGGCCCGCTCGGCGTCGAGCTGAAGAACAACCTGAAGCTGGCCTGGTGGCGCGCCAACGTCTGGGAGCGCGAGGACATGGAGGGCATCGACGCCGCCATCCTCATGAACAAGCTCGCGTGGCGCTACTCGGGGCACGAAGAGACCTTCGTGGACCCCATGGTCGACTGCAAGGGCTGCAAGATGCGCTGGCGCGCGGACCAGATTGCCGGCAAGTGCCCCAGCTGCGGCTCCGCCGAGCTCACCGAGCCCCGCCCGTTCAACCTGATGTTCAAGACGCAGGTCGGACCGGTGCCGGACCCCGAGTCCTTCTCGTACCTGCGCCCCGAGACGGCCCAGGGCATCTTCCTCAACTTCAAGCACGTCCTCGACTCCACCTCCCGCAAGCTCCCCTTCGGCATCGCCCAGATTGGCAAGTCGTTCCGAAACGAAATCACCCCGCGCAACTTCATCTTCCGCGTGCGTGAGTTCGAGCAGATGGAAATCGAGTTCTTCGTGAAGCCCGGCGAGGACGAGGCCTGGCACCAGAAGTGGGTCGAGGACCGCATCAACTGGTGGATCTCCGTCGGGCTCTCCCGGCAGAACCTGGAGCCGTACCACCAGAAGGCGAACGAGCTGGCGCACTACGCCAAGGCCACGGTCGACCTGCTCTACCGCTTCCCGCATGGCCTCGAGGAGCTCGAGGGCATCGCCAACCGCACCGACTACGACCTGGGCTCCCACAGCAAGGACCAGGGCTCGCTCGGGCTGAAGGCGCGCGTGTCCCCCAACGCCCACAGCACCGAGAAGCTCACGTACTTCGACCCCGAGACGAAGCAGCACGTGGTGCCGTTCGTGATTGAGCCGTCCGCCGGTGTCGACCGCGGCGTGCTCGCGGTGCTCAGCGAGGCGTATGCCGAGGAGCAGGTGAAGCCCGCTCCGGCGGACCGCCTGAAGCCGATTGAAGAGGCGCTCGGCACGTTCCTCAAGTCCGTGGGCCGCAACGACAAGCTCCCGGCGGACATGAAGAACGCCATCCTCGCGGAGGGGGAGCGCATCGCCGGCGCGCTCGGCGAGCGGCTCGCGTCCGTCACCGGCCTGCTGTCCATGCCGGGCGCGGAGAGCATCGAGGTCGCCAAGAAGCTCCGCGGCCAGGTGGACCCCGTCGTCGACGAGTTCTACCGGACGGTGCTGCACTTCAAGCCGCGCCTGGCGCCCATCAAGGTGGCCGTGCTGCCCTTGAAGAAGAACCACCCGGGCATCGTGAGCGTGGCCAAGGGCATCCGCCGGCAGCTCCAGTCCTCGGGCTCCATGCGCGTCGTCTACGACGACACCGGCGCCATCGGAAAGCTGTACCGGCGCCAGGACGAGATTGGCACCCCCTTCTGCGTCACGGTGGACTTCGACACGCTCGGCGACGGCAAGGACGCGTCCTCGAAGGACACCGTCACGGTGCGTCACCGCGACTCCATGGCCCAGGAGCGCATCACCATCTCCGAGCTGGAGACGTACCTGCGAGAGAAGATGGCCTGA
- a CDS encoding TIGR04013 family B12-binding domain/radical SAM domain-containing protein has translation MEPHRGVALVLSYQYPGKYAFTVLAGAVESDPALADVTLHFPRDRETLLATVRERADAGDTVVAAWSFYSASFGPAAEELAWVRERLEGRDVLCIAGGVHATAEPLQTLQAGFDLIAIGEGEHSLRALLGRVLRGEDPRATHGTAHLKDGKLVQHGRGEGVQLDDFPPFAARNAMYGAIEVTRGCIYACRFCQTPFMSKARFRHRSVANVAHWARELRRSGRRDIRFITPTSMSYGTADESVNLAAVEELLAAVREAMAPDGRIYYGTFPSEVRPEHVTPEALALLKRYVHNDNLIIGGQSGSERILQSTRRGHDVEAVVRATRIAVEGGFVPNVDFILGLPGEERSDVDATVALMERLAALGARVHGHTFMPLPGTPFRDAPPGRVDEETQRKLDRLASQGRLYGHWKQQAALAEGIAARRRPRAG, from the coding sequence ATGGAGCCCCACCGCGGCGTCGCGCTCGTCCTCAGCTACCAGTACCCGGGCAAGTACGCCTTCACCGTGCTCGCCGGAGCCGTGGAGTCGGACCCGGCGCTCGCGGACGTCACGCTCCACTTCCCGAGGGACCGCGAGACGCTCCTGGCCACCGTGCGCGAGCGCGCGGACGCGGGCGACACCGTGGTAGCCGCCTGGTCCTTCTACTCGGCCAGCTTCGGCCCCGCCGCCGAAGAGCTCGCCTGGGTGCGTGAGCGCCTGGAGGGACGCGACGTCCTCTGCATCGCCGGCGGCGTCCACGCCACCGCAGAGCCGCTCCAGACGCTCCAGGCCGGCTTCGACCTCATCGCCATCGGCGAGGGTGAGCACTCGCTGCGCGCCCTGCTGGGCCGGGTGCTGCGCGGCGAGGACCCTCGCGCCACGCACGGCACCGCGCACCTGAAGGACGGGAAGCTGGTGCAGCACGGCCGGGGCGAGGGCGTCCAGCTCGACGACTTCCCGCCCTTCGCCGCGCGCAACGCCATGTACGGCGCCATCGAAGTCACGCGCGGCTGCATCTACGCCTGCCGCTTCTGCCAGACGCCCTTCATGTCCAAGGCCCGCTTCCGCCACCGCTCCGTGGCCAACGTGGCGCACTGGGCCCGCGAGCTGCGCCGCTCGGGCCGGCGAGACATCCGCTTCATCACCCCCACGTCCATGTCCTACGGCACTGCCGACGAGTCGGTGAACCTGGCCGCCGTGGAGGAACTGCTCGCCGCCGTACGCGAGGCCATGGCCCCGGACGGGCGCATCTACTACGGCACCTTCCCCTCGGAGGTCCGTCCCGAGCACGTCACGCCCGAGGCGCTGGCGCTCCTCAAGCGCTACGTGCACAACGACAACCTCATCATCGGCGGGCAGTCCGGCTCCGAGCGCATCCTCCAGAGCACCCGCCGGGGCCACGACGTGGAGGCAGTGGTGCGCGCCACGCGAATCGCGGTGGAGGGCGGCTTCGTGCCCAACGTGGACTTCATCCTCGGCCTACCCGGCGAGGAGCGCTCCGACGTGGACGCCACCGTGGCCCTCATGGAGCGGCTGGCCGCGCTGGGCGCCCGCGTGCACGGGCACACCTTCATGCCGCTGCCCGGCACGCCCTTCCGGGACGCGCCTCCCGGCCGTGTCGACGAGGAGACGCAGCGCAAGCTGGACCGGCTGGCCTCGCAGGGGCGCCTGTACGGCCACTGGAAGCAGCAGGCCGCGCTCGCGGAGGGCATCGCCGCCCGCCGCCGGCCCCGCGCCGGCTGA
- a CDS encoding pyridoxal-dependent decarboxylase: protein MSHDSRDGDEAVPHLSPEEFRKLGHRMVDWIADYWSRLESFPVRSQVSPGDVASKLPAHPPEEGLAGEQGWDAIFRDLEDVVVPGLTHWQSPSFFAYFPANASGPAVLGELLSAGLGVQGMLWSTSPAATEMETRVLDWLAELTALPASFRSTSATGGGVIQGTASEATLVAMVAARERVRRHGAPADAQWVAYSSTQAHSSVLKAAMLCGVARGADDTVHVRQLETDAHFALRPDVLERAIREDLAAGRRPFFVCATVGSTSSGAVDPVRAVAGVLERTGVKAAGCWLHVDAAWAGAALVCDEHRALLDGVELVDSFAFNPHKWLLTNFDCNAFYTRDRSALLDALSVTPEYLRNAASASGAVIDYRDWQVPLGRRFRALKLWFVLRHYGARGLRTHVRGHVKLAGDFETWVREDARFELAAPRSLSLVCFRLKPLPGEASDATDARNRALLERVNSTGRLFLTHTVLPSVDGTPARYVLRMAIGGTYTKARHVRAAWDALSAAAG from the coding sequence ATGAGCCACGACTCGCGTGATGGTGACGAAGCCGTACCCCACCTGAGCCCCGAGGAGTTCCGCAAGCTCGGACACCGGATGGTGGACTGGATTGCGGATTATTGGTCCCGCCTCGAGTCCTTCCCTGTCCGTTCGCAGGTCTCCCCCGGAGATGTCGCCTCGAAGCTCCCCGCCCATCCCCCCGAGGAGGGCCTGGCCGGTGAGCAGGGCTGGGACGCCATCTTCCGCGACCTCGAAGACGTCGTGGTGCCGGGGCTGACGCACTGGCAGTCCCCGTCCTTCTTCGCCTACTTCCCCGCCAACGCCTCCGGCCCCGCCGTCCTGGGCGAGCTCCTCTCAGCCGGCCTCGGCGTGCAGGGCATGCTCTGGTCCACCAGCCCCGCTGCCACCGAGATGGAGACCCGCGTCCTGGACTGGCTCGCGGAGCTGACGGCCCTGCCCGCGTCCTTCCGCTCCACCTCCGCCACCGGCGGCGGCGTCATCCAGGGCACTGCCAGCGAGGCCACCCTCGTCGCCATGGTCGCCGCCCGCGAGCGCGTCCGCCGTCACGGCGCACCCGCGGACGCCCAGTGGGTGGCGTACTCCTCCACCCAGGCGCACTCGTCCGTGCTCAAGGCCGCCATGCTCTGCGGCGTCGCCCGGGGCGCGGACGACACGGTCCACGTCCGGCAACTGGAGACCGATGCCCACTTCGCGCTCCGTCCCGACGTCCTCGAGCGCGCCATTCGCGAGGACCTCGCAGCGGGACGGCGGCCCTTCTTCGTCTGCGCCACCGTGGGCTCCACGTCCTCCGGAGCAGTCGACCCCGTCCGCGCCGTGGCCGGCGTCCTGGAGCGCACTGGCGTGAAGGCGGCGGGTTGCTGGCTGCACGTGGACGCCGCGTGGGCCGGCGCAGCGCTGGTATGCGACGAGCACCGGGCGCTGCTGGACGGCGTGGAGCTGGTGGACTCGTTCGCCTTCAACCCGCACAAGTGGCTGCTGACCAACTTCGACTGCAATGCCTTCTACACGCGCGACCGGAGCGCCCTGCTGGACGCGCTGAGCGTGACGCCCGAGTACCTGCGCAACGCGGCCAGCGCGAGCGGCGCCGTCATCGACTACCGCGACTGGCAGGTTCCGCTGGGCCGCCGCTTCCGCGCGCTGAAGCTCTGGTTCGTGCTGCGGCACTACGGCGCGCGCGGCCTGCGCACCCATGTCCGGGGCCACGTGAAGCTGGCCGGAGACTTCGAGACCTGGGTGAGGGAAGACGCGCGCTTCGAGCTCGCCGCGCCGCGCTCGCTGTCGCTCGTGTGCTTCCGGCTCAAGCCCCTGCCCGGCGAGGCGTCCGACGCCACCGATGCCCGCAACCGCGCCCTGCTGGAGCGGGTCAACTCCACGGGCCGGCTGTTCCTCACGCACACCGTGCTTCCTTCCGTGGATGGCACGCCCGCCCGCTATGTGCTGCGCATGGCCATCGGCGGCACGTACACGAAGGCGCGGCACGTGCGCGCCGCCTGGGACGCGCTCTCCGCTGCCGCCGGCTGA
- a CDS encoding DUF2019 domain-containing protein yields MAVTLEQLVERFAHHTVAQTEAIFRGDAKTGNKHARQRVAAFKKLRTFGDAGRDALASLFAHPNVDVRTMAATYLLRHRTKEAVAVLEEAARGQGLIAFEAGQALERWKEGAWALDPE; encoded by the coding sequence ATGGCGGTGACGCTCGAGCAGTTAGTTGAACGCTTTGCGCATCACACGGTTGCTCAGACCGAAGCAATCTTCCGGGGAGATGCAAAGACCGGAAACAAGCACGCCAGACAACGCGTAGCGGCATTCAAGAAGCTGCGAACCTTTGGGGATGCCGGACGTGATGCCCTGGCCTCGCTTTTCGCTCATCCCAATGTGGATGTGCGGACCATGGCCGCGACATATCTGCTGCGCCATCGGACCAAGGAGGCTGTGGCCGTCCTCGAAGAGGCTGCCAGAGGACAGGGCCTCATCGCGTTCGAAGCGGGGCAGGCACTGGAACGCTGGAAGGAGGGGGCCTGGGCCCTCGACCCGGAGTAG
- the sitA5 gene encoding SitA5 family polymorphic toxin produces MLRRAWWLLWCVLWVGCGSGPRQVVRLETGHADAITHVPRTEESPPVALDEEDFKEGMAELARGGRPPARPAEAARLLFAMDARAGTYAFEPRSRRITPLGPGEHLGAELSDAEVSLTRAYLAWCERTGQKGDCLRLLVESPSVTGDGRFALALALAKGAVLEEMRVAFKDMADPEALVAAALWTMTLYAILWTVPEPFSKGVAATLTASLIVYVGLDTFTGLVQGFRRLWEESERASSFGELRDAGERYGKVMGRNAARAFAMLAMAALGSTPTAFAAKLPKLPGAAQATVRAEAQAGIVYGAVGQVASVALTAEGVTLGLAPGAVAMAARGKGGAGASRATGGRAWKSHSGFRKAMGKAGPGKEWHHIVEQTPGNVRRFGPEAIHNTSNVVPLDKALHTRVSAFYSSLRESITGSDTLTVRQWLGTKSYEAQRDFGLLAMRNIQTGVWR; encoded by the coding sequence ATGCTGCGGCGTGCGTGGTGGCTGCTGTGGTGCGTACTGTGGGTGGGGTGTGGCAGTGGCCCTCGGCAGGTCGTGCGCCTGGAGACGGGACATGCCGACGCCATCACCCATGTTCCTCGCACGGAAGAGTCCCCGCCGGTCGCGCTGGACGAAGAGGACTTCAAAGAAGGGATGGCGGAACTGGCGCGGGGGGGGCGGCCCCCGGCTCGGCCCGCGGAGGCGGCGCGTCTCCTGTTCGCGATGGATGCGCGCGCCGGCACATATGCCTTCGAGCCGCGCAGTCGGCGCATCACGCCGCTGGGACCAGGTGAGCATCTCGGCGCGGAGTTGTCGGACGCGGAGGTGTCCCTGACGCGGGCCTACCTGGCCTGGTGCGAGCGCACGGGCCAGAAGGGGGATTGCCTGCGACTGCTGGTCGAGAGTCCTTCCGTCACCGGTGATGGACGCTTCGCGCTGGCGCTCGCCCTGGCCAAGGGGGCGGTGCTGGAGGAGATGCGGGTCGCCTTCAAGGACATGGCGGACCCGGAAGCCCTGGTCGCGGCGGCGTTATGGACGATGACGCTGTACGCAATCTTGTGGACGGTGCCCGAGCCTTTCTCGAAAGGCGTGGCCGCGACATTGACGGCGTCTCTCATCGTCTACGTTGGATTGGACACGTTCACGGGGCTCGTCCAGGGGTTCAGGCGGCTCTGGGAAGAGTCGGAGCGTGCGTCGAGCTTTGGTGAACTTCGTGATGCGGGCGAGCGATACGGCAAGGTGATGGGGCGGAACGCGGCGAGGGCGTTCGCGATGCTGGCGATGGCCGCGCTGGGCAGCACGCCGACGGCCTTCGCCGCGAAGTTGCCGAAGCTCCCCGGAGCCGCTCAGGCGACGGTACGTGCCGAAGCACAGGCTGGAATCGTGTACGGCGCGGTGGGGCAGGTGGCGTCGGTGGCCCTGACGGCCGAGGGTGTCACCCTGGGCCTCGCCCCTGGAGCCGTGGCCATGGCTGCGCGGGGGAAGGGGGGCGCGGGCGCGTCCAGGGCAACTGGAGGCAGGGCCTGGAAGTCGCACAGCGGGTTCAGGAAGGCGATGGGGAAGGCGGGGCCGGGCAAGGAGTGGCACCACATCGTCGAGCAGACCCCGGGTAACGTGCGGCGGTTCGGACCCGAGGCCATCCACAACACCAGCAACGTCGTTCCGCTGGACAAGGCGCTCCATACGCGAGTGAGCGCGTTCTACTCATCCCTCCGTGAGAGCATCACCGGCTCGGATACGCTGACAGTGCGACAGTGGCTCGGTACGAAGTCCTATGAGGCACAGCGCGATTTCGGGCTGCTAGCCATGCGGAACATCCAGACGGGAGTATGGCGGTGA